In a single window of the Micromonospora sp. WMMD1155 genome:
- a CDS encoding 3-hydroxyacyl-CoA dehydrogenase NAD-binding domain-containing protein, with protein sequence MKAPNEVVTRALLRQVNVPGLDRPAALITLDNGFDHTKPNTFGPGGLASLDEAITAALAADPAFIAVTGKPYVFCVGADIVGLPQLADRAQALEIGRLGHRVFARLKDSAVPTFAFVNGAAMGGGLELALHCHYRTLSGGAAALALPEVSLGLVPGWGGTQLLPNLIGIPAATQVIIQNPLMQNKMLKPKQAAELGIADILLEPVDFLERSLEWAAGVVRGQVTVTRPEVDKDMWAGVLYFARETLNQRLHGAVPAAYKALDLLETAKDGDFTAGTAAEDEALADLVFSEELRSGLYAFDLVQRRAKRPAGAPDKGLARTITKVGIVGAGLMASQLALLFARRLQVPVVMTDLDQSRVDKGVGYVHTQIEKAVTKGRMDKNTAAKLYGLVSGSVDKSAFADADFVIEAVFEDLGVKKQVWAELEKIVSPEAVLATNTSSLSITEMAAELEHPERVVGFHFFNPVAVLPLLEIVRGERTDDVTLATAFVVGKQLKKSSVLVKDAPAFVVNRLLTRFLGTVFAAVDAGTPLDVANSALDPLGLPMRPLALLQLVGPGVAYHVGGTLHAAYPDRFSASENLKRIADSGQPIVVDDQVNDEVAKLLVVGDQPLTAEQVRQNALDALAQEIRLMLDEGVVAEAQDIDLCLILGAGWPFHLGGVTPYLDRTGTAERVTGQRFLPRGAASLPA encoded by the coding sequence GTGAAGGCACCGAACGAGGTCGTCACCAGGGCGCTGCTGCGTCAGGTGAACGTGCCGGGGCTGGACCGTCCCGCAGCCCTGATCACCCTGGACAACGGCTTCGACCACACCAAGCCGAACACCTTCGGCCCCGGCGGGTTGGCCAGTCTGGACGAGGCGATCACCGCCGCGCTCGCCGCCGACCCGGCGTTCATCGCGGTGACCGGCAAGCCGTACGTCTTCTGCGTGGGTGCGGACATCGTCGGCCTGCCGCAGCTCGCCGACCGGGCGCAGGCGCTGGAGATCGGCCGGCTCGGCCACCGGGTCTTCGCCCGACTCAAGGACAGCGCCGTGCCCACGTTCGCCTTCGTCAACGGCGCGGCGATGGGCGGCGGCCTGGAGTTGGCGTTGCACTGCCACTACCGGACGCTCTCCGGTGGCGCTGCGGCGCTGGCGCTGCCCGAGGTCTCCCTCGGTCTGGTGCCCGGCTGGGGCGGCACGCAACTGCTGCCGAACCTGATCGGCATCCCCGCCGCCACCCAGGTGATCATCCAGAACCCGCTGATGCAGAACAAGATGCTCAAGCCGAAGCAGGCCGCCGAGCTGGGCATCGCGGACATCCTGTTGGAGCCGGTCGACTTCCTGGAGCGCTCCCTGGAATGGGCCGCCGGGGTGGTCCGGGGTCAGGTCACGGTGACCCGGCCGGAGGTCGACAAGGACATGTGGGCGGGCGTGCTCTACTTCGCCCGGGAGACCCTCAACCAGCGGCTGCACGGCGCGGTCCCGGCCGCGTACAAGGCTCTCGACCTGCTGGAGACGGCGAAGGACGGCGACTTCACCGCCGGCACCGCCGCCGAGGACGAGGCCCTCGCGGACCTGGTCTTCTCGGAGGAGCTGCGCAGCGGCCTGTACGCGTTCGACCTGGTGCAGCGGCGGGCCAAGCGCCCGGCCGGCGCGCCGGACAAGGGCCTGGCCCGCACGATCACCAAGGTCGGCATCGTCGGCGCCGGCCTGATGGCCAGCCAGTTGGCGCTGCTGTTCGCCCGCCGCCTCCAGGTGCCGGTGGTGATGACCGACCTCGACCAGTCCCGGGTGGACAAGGGTGTGGGCTACGTGCACACCCAGATCGAGAAGGCCGTCACCAAGGGCCGGATGGACAAGAACACCGCCGCCAAGCTGTACGGCCTGGTCAGCGGCTCGGTCGACAAGAGCGCCTTCGCGGACGCGGACTTCGTCATCGAGGCGGTCTTCGAGGACCTGGGAGTCAAGAAGCAGGTCTGGGCCGAGCTGGAGAAGATCGTCTCCCCGGAGGCGGTGCTCGCCACCAACACCAGTTCGTTGTCGATCACCGAGATGGCCGCCGAGCTGGAGCACCCGGAGCGGGTGGTCGGCTTCCACTTCTTCAACCCGGTGGCGGTGCTGCCGCTGTTGGAGATCGTCCGGGGCGAGCGCACCGACGACGTCACCCTCGCGACCGCGTTCGTGGTGGGCAAGCAGCTCAAGAAGTCGAGCGTGCTGGTGAAGGACGCTCCGGCGTTCGTGGTGAACCGCCTGCTCACCCGGTTCCTGGGCACCGTCTTCGCCGCCGTCGACGCCGGCACCCCGCTGGACGTGGCGAACAGCGCCCTGGACCCGCTGGGCCTGCCGATGCGCCCGCTCGCCCTGCTCCAACTGGTCGGGCCGGGGGTCGCGTACCACGTGGGCGGCACGCTGCACGCCGCGTACCCGGACCGGTTCTCCGCCAGCGAGAACCTCAAGCGGATCGCCGACTCGGGCCAGCCGATCGTGGTCGACGACCAGGTCAACGACGAGGTGGCCAAGCTGCTCGTCGTCGGTGACCAGCCGTTGACCGCCGAGCAGGTACGGCAGAACGCGCTCGACGCCCTCGCGCAGGAGATCCGGCTGATGCTGGACGAGGGTGTCGTCGCCGAGGCGCAGGACATCGACCTGTGCCTGATCCTGGGCGCCGGTTGGCCGTTCCACCTGGGCGGCGTCACGCCGTACCTGGACCGGACCGGCACCGCCGAGCGGGTCACCGGTCAGCGGTTCCTGCCGCGTGGGGCGGCGAGCCTGCCGGCCTGA
- a CDS encoding VOC family protein, with protein sequence MSSIIHNISIDCHDTYALAGFWAQVFDCPRQPDDFPGDPEAMLLPPGGPEVLFIAVPEGKTVKNRLHLDLQPADRTRAEEVERLLGIGATLVDDRVSPTGGGWVVLADPEGNEFCVLGNEAERAAAATARAAAHGHEPA encoded by the coding sequence GTGAGTTCGATCATCCATAACATCAGCATCGACTGTCACGACACGTACGCCCTCGCGGGCTTCTGGGCGCAGGTCTTCGACTGCCCCCGGCAGCCCGACGACTTCCCCGGCGACCCGGAGGCGATGCTCCTGCCGCCGGGCGGCCCGGAGGTGCTGTTCATCGCGGTGCCGGAGGGCAAGACGGTGAAGAACCGGCTGCACCTCGACCTGCAACCCGCCGACCGCACCCGGGCCGAGGAGGTCGAGCGGCTGCTGGGGATCGGCGCGACGCTGGTGGACGACCGGGTCAGCCCGACCGGCGGCGGCTGGGTGGTGCTCGCCGACCCGGAGGGCAACGAGTTCTGCGTACTCGGCAACGAGGCCGAGCGGGCGGCGGCAGCGACGGCACGGGCCGCGGCGCACGGCCACGAGCCGGCCTGA
- a CDS encoding HAMP domain-containing sensor histidine kinase, with protein MSRRLRPTLRLRLTLLNGVLLIGAGAILVVLAWLLVRDALRPTDELLPGTTVVLADGESMDAAQWQRQLVDAASGELLAKGLVALLAVSVVGVAGAYAVAGRALRPLHQVTATAQRLGEATLDQRIGYSGADDEVAELAKTFDAMLDRIASAFEAQKRFVANASHELRTPLAVMRTEIDVTLSDDDADAAEYRRMATVVRDASERANGLVDALLVLARSEAQAGRQLGRRTECDLAAGTVNALSAMRREVERIGLRVQTSLESAPVVGDPGLLDRLAGNLIENAVRYNHLHGRLWVRTGTDGARSWLVVGNTGFEVDQADVPGLFEPFRRGGRERTGARGSGLGLSIVRAVCTAHGGTVKVIAQPGGGLEVTVTLPSADAPAVSGPVPTVG; from the coding sequence GTGAGCCGCCGGTTGCGGCCCACCCTGCGACTGCGGCTGACACTGCTCAACGGGGTGCTGCTGATCGGGGCGGGGGCGATCCTGGTCGTGCTGGCGTGGCTGCTGGTCCGGGACGCGCTGCGGCCCACCGACGAGTTGCTGCCCGGCACGACGGTGGTGCTCGCCGACGGCGAGTCGATGGACGCGGCCCAGTGGCAGCGGCAACTCGTCGACGCCGCCTCCGGGGAGCTGCTGGCCAAGGGACTGGTCGCGCTGTTGGCGGTCAGTGTGGTCGGGGTGGCCGGCGCGTACGCGGTGGCTGGTCGGGCGCTGCGCCCGTTGCACCAGGTCACCGCGACCGCGCAGCGGCTCGGTGAGGCGACCCTGGACCAGCGGATCGGCTACTCGGGCGCCGACGACGAGGTGGCCGAGCTGGCCAAGACGTTCGACGCCATGTTGGACCGGATCGCGTCCGCCTTCGAGGCGCAGAAACGTTTCGTGGCGAACGCCTCGCACGAGCTGCGTACCCCGCTCGCCGTCATGCGGACCGAGATCGACGTGACGCTCAGCGACGACGACGCGGACGCCGCCGAATACCGTCGGATGGCGACAGTGGTCCGGGACGCCTCGGAACGCGCCAACGGCCTGGTGGACGCGCTGCTGGTGCTGGCCCGCAGCGAGGCGCAGGCCGGGCGGCAACTGGGTCGGCGTACCGAGTGTGACCTCGCCGCAGGGACCGTCAACGCCTTGTCGGCGATGCGCCGCGAGGTGGAACGGATCGGCCTGCGGGTGCAGACGTCACTGGAGTCCGCGCCCGTCGTCGGCGACCCGGGGTTGCTCGACCGGCTGGCCGGGAACCTCATCGAGAACGCGGTCCGCTACAACCACCTGCACGGCCGGCTCTGGGTGCGTACCGGCACCGACGGCGCCCGGTCCTGGCTGGTGGTGGGCAACACCGGGTTCGAGGTGGACCAGGCCGACGTGCCGGGCCTGTTCGAGCCGTTCCGGCGCGGTGGCCGGGAGCGCACCGGCGCCCGTGGTTCCGGCCTGGGGCTGTCCATCGTCCGGGCGGTCTGCACGGCGCACGGCGGGACGGTGAAGGTGATCGCGCAGCCCGGCGGTGGCCTGGAGGTGACCGTCACACTGCCGTCGGCGGACGCCCCGGCGGTGTCCGGGCCGGTGCCGACGGTCGGCTGA
- a CDS encoding response regulator transcription factor, which produces MRVLVVEDERNLADAIARGLRKRGMAVDVAYDGDAGHEAAFVTRYDVVVLDRDLPGVHGDQICADLAASGALTRVLMLTASGTVADRVEGLQLGADDYLPKPFAFDELVARVQALGRRATPAAPPVLELADLVLDPARRVATRAGLPVDLTNKEFGVLSELLKARGAVVSSEELLERVWDANTDPFTTIVRVTVMTLRKKLGDPPLIETVVGAGYRTAEVSS; this is translated from the coding sequence ATGCGGGTACTGGTGGTGGAGGACGAGCGCAACCTCGCCGACGCGATCGCACGCGGGTTGCGCAAGCGGGGGATGGCCGTCGACGTGGCGTACGACGGAGACGCCGGGCATGAGGCGGCGTTCGTCACGCGGTACGACGTGGTGGTGCTCGACCGCGACCTGCCGGGAGTGCACGGTGACCAGATCTGCGCCGACCTGGCCGCCTCCGGCGCGCTGACCCGGGTGTTGATGCTGACCGCGAGTGGCACGGTGGCGGACCGGGTGGAGGGGTTGCAGCTCGGCGCGGACGACTACCTGCCCAAACCGTTCGCCTTCGACGAGTTGGTCGCCCGGGTGCAGGCGTTGGGCCGCCGGGCCACTCCGGCCGCTCCGCCGGTGCTCGAACTGGCCGACCTGGTGCTCGACCCGGCCCGTCGGGTGGCCACCCGCGCCGGCCTGCCGGTCGACCTCACCAACAAGGAGTTCGGGGTGCTCAGCGAGCTGCTCAAGGCTCGTGGCGCGGTGGTCTCCAGCGAGGAGCTGCTGGAACGGGTCTGGGACGCGAACACCGACCCGTTCACCACGATCGTCCGGGTCACCGTGATGACGCTGCGCAAGAAGCTCGGCGACCCGCCGCTGATCGAGACGGTGGTCGGCGCGGGTTACCGCACCGCCGAGGTGAGCTCGTGA
- a CDS encoding peptidase C39 family protein, translating into MTIAAPPTRRDIVYRVFHLPADGAFDGDEGGVDGRSTWTSPPVPVGFTVAEVVPSWTADTPDGCWIEVELRGWHDDAPATGWYRLARWAADDRAVRRTSIPGQRDGDAAVDTDTLVVAGAMVTGWQARVTRCRPVGAPTGPVLRSFGAVATGPALTGPTDASAPASSAARGRVLDVPRYSQRLHAGRYPQWGGGGDSWCSPTCTSMVLAYWGLGPTEEHYAWVQPPGPRPVVVHAARHCYDHAYAGAGNWPFNTAYAGRFGVDAFVTRLRSLAEAEAFVAAGVPLIVSAAFRADEVPGLAYDTRGHLMVLVGFTDDGDPVLNDPYAPDDDGVRRTVPRQPFEAVWQRGSGGVAYVLRPPSVPLPPPPAQANW; encoded by the coding sequence ATGACGATCGCGGCACCACCCACCCGGCGGGACATCGTGTACCGGGTCTTCCACCTGCCGGCCGACGGCGCGTTCGACGGCGACGAGGGCGGTGTCGACGGGCGGAGCACCTGGACGTCACCTCCGGTGCCGGTGGGCTTCACCGTCGCCGAGGTCGTGCCGTCCTGGACCGCCGACACCCCGGACGGCTGCTGGATCGAGGTCGAGCTGCGCGGCTGGCACGACGACGCCCCCGCCACCGGCTGGTATCGGCTGGCCCGCTGGGCCGCCGACGACCGGGCGGTACGACGCACCTCGATACCCGGGCAGCGCGACGGAGACGCCGCCGTCGACACCGACACGCTGGTCGTGGCCGGTGCGATGGTCACCGGTTGGCAGGCGCGGGTGACCCGGTGCCGACCGGTCGGCGCCCCGACCGGACCGGTGCTGCGCAGCTTCGGCGCGGTCGCCACCGGCCCCGCGCTGACCGGCCCGACCGACGCGTCGGCGCCCGCCTCGTCCGCCGCCCGTGGGCGGGTGCTGGACGTCCCCCGCTACTCGCAGCGGCTGCACGCCGGCCGGTACCCGCAGTGGGGCGGGGGTGGCGACTCCTGGTGCAGCCCCACCTGCACCTCGATGGTGCTCGCCTACTGGGGCCTCGGGCCGACGGAGGAGCACTACGCCTGGGTGCAGCCGCCCGGCCCGCGCCCGGTGGTGGTGCACGCCGCCCGGCACTGCTACGACCACGCGTACGCCGGGGCCGGCAACTGGCCGTTCAACACCGCGTACGCCGGTCGGTTCGGGGTGGACGCGTTCGTCACCCGGCTCCGGTCGCTGGCCGAGGCGGAGGCGTTCGTCGCGGCCGGCGTCCCGCTGATCGTGTCCGCCGCGTTCCGGGCCGACGAGGTGCCGGGTCTCGCCTACGACACCCGGGGGCACCTCATGGTGCTGGTGGGCTTCACCGACGACGGCGACCCGGTGCTCAACGACCCGTACGCCCCGGACGACGACGGCGTCCGCCGTACCGTGCCCCGGCAGCCGTTCGAGGCGGTCTGGCAGCGTGGCAGCGGCGGCGTGGCGTACGTGCTGCGACCCCCGTCGGTGCCGCTGCCCCCGCCGCCCGCCCAGGCGAACTGGTAG
- a CDS encoding PQQ-binding-like beta-propeller repeat protein has protein sequence MSDSVIDLGVLRHGPDPDPSPRPPRANGRQLRVALVALLALLTLAAAGAPQPRRSVVTLPAQPGADVLVDGDLAVVIEPTSTSNLQQRRLAAYRLPGGEPAWQAPLSADARYWGIFPLGELLVVTGFEIGPRGRDVTTIALDRATGAYRWQQPAGANRLADGNLLLRAGGESEPSVLRVVDPCCGTVRWQLPATTAEITFRETERGIDRLILNPPDGPTEVRDATTGAVLARADLRPADGGRFGLEVLNDLLLVIDRGSGAVTAYGLDQLDRRWIRPNVTVDFALDCGPVLCLRTGANQLQALDPATGEVRWSSDRWGWAWGAEDRLLANVVGGGDSPGRFVVLDAPTGQEVAVLGQWDLYRRDRGGPLTTVRKHPDGGVVVGEVDMRAGTVRKLDVLRDATGDCQVTDSHLLCVGPGTYRLWQLRR, from the coding sequence ATGAGCGACTCGGTGATCGACCTCGGTGTGCTGCGGCACGGCCCGGACCCGGACCCGTCGCCCCGCCCACCTCGCGCCAACGGTCGGCAGCTGCGCGTGGCGCTGGTCGCCCTGCTCGCGCTGCTCACCCTCGCCGCCGCCGGTGCGCCGCAGCCCCGGCGATCCGTGGTGACGCTGCCGGCGCAGCCCGGGGCCGACGTGCTCGTCGACGGGGACCTCGCCGTGGTGATCGAGCCGACCAGCACGTCCAACCTGCAGCAGCGGCGACTGGCGGCGTATCGGCTGCCCGGCGGCGAGCCGGCCTGGCAGGCGCCGCTGTCGGCGGACGCCCGGTACTGGGGGATCTTCCCGCTGGGCGAGTTGCTGGTCGTCACCGGGTTTGAGATCGGCCCGCGAGGCCGGGACGTGACGACCATCGCGCTGGACCGGGCGACCGGCGCGTACCGGTGGCAGCAACCGGCCGGCGCCAACCGACTGGCCGACGGCAACCTCCTGCTGCGTGCCGGCGGCGAGAGCGAGCCGAGCGTCCTGCGCGTGGTCGACCCCTGCTGCGGCACCGTGCGGTGGCAGTTGCCCGCGACCACCGCCGAGATCACCTTCCGCGAGACCGAGCGCGGGATCGATCGGCTGATCCTGAACCCGCCGGACGGGCCGACGGAGGTACGCGATGCGACCACCGGAGCGGTGCTGGCTCGCGCCGACCTGCGACCAGCCGATGGTGGGCGATTCGGGCTGGAGGTGCTGAACGACCTCCTGCTGGTCATCGACCGGGGTTCGGGCGCGGTCACCGCGTACGGCCTGGACCAGCTCGACCGGCGCTGGATCCGCCCGAACGTGACCGTCGACTTCGCGCTGGACTGTGGCCCCGTCCTGTGTTTGCGCACCGGTGCCAACCAGCTGCAGGCGCTCGACCCCGCCACCGGCGAGGTGCGCTGGAGCAGCGATCGTTGGGGGTGGGCGTGGGGGGCCGAGGATCGGCTGCTGGCCAACGTGGTCGGCGGCGGGGATTCGCCTGGCCGCTTCGTCGTGCTGGACGCGCCCACCGGTCAGGAGGTGGCCGTCCTGGGCCAGTGGGACCTGTACCGACGGGATCGGGGCGGTCCGCTGACGACCGTCCGCAAGCACCCCGATGGCGGGGTGGTCGTCGGTGAGGTGGATATGCGAGCCGGGACGGTACGCAAACTCGACGTGCTGCGCGATGCCACCGGGGATTGTCAGGTGACCGACTCCCACCTGCTGTGCGTGGGCCCCGGTACCTACCGGCTGTGGCAGTTGCGCCGGTGA
- a CDS encoding PQQ-binding-like beta-propeller repeat protein → MTEGRLLSIIELGEVRDEASSTPTVRRPRAAGRPLRSVAVLVLALVLLAAATPVPQQVVSVVPAVRTSTAYLGGDSVFVVDPPAPEGERYLTAYAQPSRTGAGVHRRWQAPLARLGDYLDVRVEQGLVLAMAVNDDGVFETTAYDSATGQRRWQHPGGPQPIAQGGLLLTENRGDREGAMGRVDPGTGRVLWSMSIPAPSNPAYHRRDGQIDQFVLLQPTGEVQVYDAGTGRLLRGIDTLPGDRAAYQRVWVVDDLLLLVPPGSTRLIAYRLAYLQPLWTAEVPLISFVFACADLLCAVPQTGGLQVLDPATGVVRWSDSGPNNLADVRHGQLLMARPGRGYEVWDAATGRVRTELGPWALMQVLGPDAPLVGTRSGDDGRMVVAELDLVAHRARIVDVLPAIAGSCQASLPMLLCQRLDGTTALWRLTR, encoded by the coding sequence GTGACGGAAGGACGCTTGTTGTCGATCATCGAGCTGGGCGAGGTCCGGGACGAAGCCTCGTCGACGCCCACGGTCCGTCGACCGCGCGCTGCCGGCCGCCCGCTGCGCAGCGTGGCGGTGCTGGTCCTCGCCCTGGTGCTGCTGGCCGCTGCGACACCGGTGCCGCAGCAGGTGGTGAGCGTGGTGCCGGCGGTGCGGACGTCCACTGCGTACCTCGGCGGCGACAGCGTCTTCGTGGTCGACCCGCCGGCACCGGAGGGGGAGCGGTACCTGACCGCGTACGCCCAGCCGTCCCGGACCGGTGCGGGCGTGCATAGGCGGTGGCAGGCCCCGCTGGCCCGCCTCGGTGACTACCTCGACGTCCGGGTCGAGCAGGGGCTGGTGTTGGCGATGGCGGTCAACGACGACGGAGTGTTCGAGACCACCGCCTACGACAGCGCGACCGGCCAGCGGCGCTGGCAGCACCCCGGTGGTCCCCAGCCGATCGCCCAGGGCGGCCTGCTGCTGACCGAGAACCGGGGAGACCGGGAGGGCGCGATGGGCCGGGTCGATCCCGGCACCGGGCGGGTGCTCTGGTCGATGTCGATCCCGGCACCCAGCAATCCCGCCTACCACCGTCGAGACGGCCAGATCGACCAGTTCGTGCTCCTGCAACCGACCGGCGAGGTGCAGGTGTACGACGCCGGCACGGGCCGCCTGCTGCGCGGCATCGACACGCTGCCCGGTGACCGGGCGGCGTACCAGCGGGTGTGGGTCGTCGACGACCTGCTGTTGCTCGTCCCACCCGGCAGCACGCGCCTGATCGCCTACCGGCTGGCCTACCTGCAACCACTGTGGACGGCCGAGGTGCCGTTGATCTCGTTCGTGTTCGCCTGCGCGGATCTGCTCTGCGCGGTACCGCAGACCGGTGGCCTCCAGGTGCTCGATCCGGCCACCGGCGTCGTACGGTGGTCGGACTCCGGTCCGAACAACCTGGCGGACGTCCGGCATGGTCAGTTGCTGATGGCCAGACCCGGTCGGGGTTACGAGGTGTGGGACGCGGCGACGGGGCGGGTGCGCACCGAGCTGGGCCCGTGGGCCCTGATGCAGGTGCTCGGGCCGGACGCTCCCCTGGTCGGGACGCGGTCGGGTGACGACGGCCGGATGGTCGTCGCCGAGCTGGATCTGGTGGCCCACCGGGCGCGGATCGTCGACGTGTTGCCGGCCATCGCCGGCAGCTGCCAGGCGTCCCTGCCGATGCTGCTCTGTCAGCGCCTCGACGGCACCACCGCGCTGTGGCGGTTGACCCGATGA
- the dxs gene encoding 1-deoxy-D-xylulose-5-phosphate synthase, which translates to MSVEEDTANHGRLLGTVRGPQDVKRMSGEELDVLAAEIRDFLIAKVSRTGGHVGPNLGVVELTLAMHRVFDSPRDRLLFDTGHQAYVHKILTGRQAGFDKLRQRGGLSGYPSQAESEHDLIENSHASTALSYADGLAKAYALRGEQRSVVAVVGDGALTGGMCWEALNNIATAGNSLVIVVNDNGRSYSPTIGGLADHLSSLRLNPGYEKVLDTVKDALGSTPLVGKPMYEVLHAVKKGIKDAVAPQAMFEDLGIKYVGPVDGHDVAAVEAALRAAKNFGGPVIVHAVTRKGYGYRPAEEDDADCLHGPSSAFDVETGALLAAPSVKWTHVFADELLAIADERPDVVGITAAMAEPTGIAKLARKYPERVYDVGIAEQHAATSAAGLALGGLHPVVAVYATFLNRAFDQVLLDVAMHKLPVTFVLDRAGITGPDGPSHYGIWDMSVFGVVPGLRIAAPRDAATLREELREAMAVDDGPTVLRFPTGSVAADLPALRRVGTVDVLAESARTDVLLVAVGSFGQLGMEVAARVAEQGYGVTVVDPRWVRPVPAELVDLAARHRLVVSVEDGVRVGGVGDALAQAMRDADVRVPLKDLGVPADWHPHGTRAQILADLGLTAQDVARDVTGWISGLDATPDRLTPSDAAAQN; encoded by the coding sequence ATGAGTGTTGAAGAGGACACGGCCAACCACGGCCGGCTGCTCGGGACGGTGCGCGGTCCGCAGGACGTCAAGCGGATGTCCGGCGAGGAGCTGGACGTCCTCGCCGCCGAGATCCGGGACTTCCTGATCGCCAAGGTCTCCCGCACCGGTGGGCACGTCGGGCCCAACCTCGGTGTGGTCGAGCTGACCCTGGCCATGCACCGCGTCTTCGACTCGCCCCGCGACCGGCTCCTGTTCGACACCGGCCACCAGGCGTACGTGCACAAGATCCTCACCGGGCGCCAGGCCGGCTTCGACAAGCTCCGCCAGCGCGGTGGCCTCTCCGGCTACCCCAGCCAGGCGGAGAGTGAGCACGACCTCATCGAGAACTCGCACGCCTCCACCGCGCTCTCCTACGCCGACGGCCTGGCCAAGGCGTACGCCCTGCGGGGTGAGCAGCGCAGCGTCGTGGCCGTGGTCGGCGACGGCGCGCTCACCGGCGGCATGTGCTGGGAGGCGCTGAACAACATCGCCACCGCCGGCAACTCGCTGGTGATCGTTGTCAACGACAACGGTCGGTCCTACTCGCCCACCATCGGCGGCCTGGCCGACCACCTCTCCTCGCTGCGGCTCAACCCGGGCTACGAGAAGGTCCTCGACACGGTCAAGGACGCCCTCGGCTCCACCCCGCTGGTCGGCAAGCCGATGTACGAGGTGCTGCACGCGGTCAAGAAGGGCATCAAGGACGCCGTCGCCCCGCAGGCCATGTTCGAGGACCTCGGCATCAAGTACGTCGGCCCGGTGGACGGGCACGACGTGGCGGCGGTCGAGGCGGCGCTGCGCGCGGCGAAGAACTTCGGCGGCCCGGTGATCGTGCACGCGGTCACCCGCAAGGGCTACGGCTACCGTCCGGCCGAGGAGGACGACGCGGACTGCCTGCACGGCCCGAGCAGCGCCTTCGACGTCGAGACCGGCGCCCTGCTGGCCGCCCCGTCGGTGAAGTGGACGCACGTCTTCGCCGACGAGCTGCTCGCCATCGCCGACGAGCGCCCGGACGTGGTGGGCATCACCGCCGCCATGGCCGAGCCGACCGGCATCGCGAAGCTCGCCCGCAAGTACCCCGAGCGGGTGTACGACGTGGGCATCGCCGAGCAGCACGCCGCCACCTCGGCGGCCGGGCTGGCGCTCGGCGGCCTGCACCCCGTCGTCGCGGTCTACGCCACCTTCCTCAACCGCGCGTTCGACCAGGTCCTGCTGGACGTGGCGATGCACAAGCTGCCGGTGACCTTCGTGCTGGACCGGGCGGGCATCACCGGCCCGGACGGCCCCAGCCACTACGGCATCTGGGACATGTCGGTCTTCGGGGTGGTGCCCGGGCTGCGGATCGCCGCCCCCCGCGACGCCGCCACGCTGCGGGAGGAGCTGCGCGAGGCGATGGCCGTCGACGACGGCCCCACCGTGCTGCGTTTCCCGACCGGCTCGGTCGCTGCGGACCTTCCGGCGCTGCGTCGGGTCGGCACCGTCGACGTGCTGGCCGAGTCGGCGCGTACCGACGTGCTGCTGGTGGCCGTCGGCTCGTTCGGCCAGTTGGGCATGGAGGTGGCCGCCCGGGTCGCCGAGCAGGGCTACGGAGTCACTGTGGTCGACCCGCGCTGGGTGCGTCCGGTCCCGGCGGAGCTGGTCGACCTGGCCGCCCGGCACCGGCTCGTGGTCAGCGTCGAGGACGGCGTACGGGTCGGCGGGGTGGGCGACGCGCTCGCCCAGGCGATGCGTGACGCCGACGTCCGGGTGCCGCTGAAGGACCTGGGTGTGCCGGCCGACTGGCACCCGCACGGCACGCGGGCGCAGATCCTCGCTGACCTGGGCCTGACCGCTCAGGACGTGGCGCGCGACGTCACCGGCTGGATCTCCGGCCTGGACGCCACGCCGGACCGCCTGACCCCGAGCGACGCGGCCGCGCAGAACTGA